GATAcgacaatattaaaaaaaatatatatctattaaaagaaatgtaaattgtagcttctaaaaaaaattatttttactattaaaatttttcaaaacaaactaaaaaataaaaaaataaaaatcttttcCTAACAACTTAATGGCACCCAAACAAGCTCTAAGTCTTTGATACagccaaaaaaaaaatgtttttatagACTATATTTAATGAAGGGTATTTAGGGGGGAAAAGAGTTGGACACCAACCTTTCTCATATTCCCATTATATATAGTATAGAAGTATAGAAGTATAGAAGTATAGATATAGAGGTATAGAAGATATAAAGCGATGATACCTCACAGTATCAAAATAGTTGCAgccataaaaaaaaatcatctaaTTTATTTTGAACATTAAAAGCCTCATTGCCCTGTATTACTAGAAGTAAATGAACTGAAAAGTTGTTACCTTTAGTACTCAAGCTTTTTGTATCCTGTTGTTTAAAGTAGAAGCTACGGTGATCAAGAGATTTATGATAATTTTTGGCATATATTTCAGCCCAGACTTTATTAAAATCAGCACGACACCTTGCCCATTCATCTTGTTTCTGCTTCAAGCGGGTTAATATCACTGGCAAAGCCAGAGATGCATTTTTCCGTAACACATCCATCACATCTAGCCCATGGTCACCATATAATCGTTCAATGCACCTAAGATTTAAGGCTGAAAGTAATGCAAGAAAGTCCCCATCAGAATATGGAAAACATCAAATTACCTCATATTCCATCTGTGCCATATGAAAATATATTGATGAACAGAAAAGCCCTTAACCTGTTAAGTGCTCCTCAATACGAATTGGACTGTCTCCtttgattatattattattgacCTTTTCTAACAGCTCTTCCACTCGCTTAGTAGTTGCATTTACAGACTCTAGCAACATATCAAGTTCAAACCTGCAAACATAGATTAAAATGATATCAATAAGTGCCAATGGTAGATAACTTgacaaaaacattttaaaaaagagGTAAAATGATATGGCAAACATGCTTATCATTGTGCAATTCAGAATCACGAATCACCCAATATGCTCCAATACCCcaagaaaaaagggaaaaaaaaatcCTCCAAACGCCAATTTTTAGGAAAGAAACAGAGGCAGCCGAGTGCATTTAGAACTTCTTAGTTATAACCAATATCTTGTTAAAACTAGATTGTTTGaacaaaaatgcaaaaaaaaaaaaaaaaaaaatccactaGCAGGATTCTACAATGTCTTCACATGGCAAACATAAGTGACCTTAAAAGTTTTTTCATTCTTTCCTCAAACAGAGACATCAGTTTTTTCAGCTCCCTTTCATCTGCATCTTTTTTCTTTGTTGTCTTGGCTTATATGAGAGAAACTACACTGTTACTTTCTTAAGATTTTATGCACTTTGTAAGACTTCTATTTGTGAGGATTGTGTTTTTGAAAACTTTGGAGATGAGTGATGATTATATGTTATTGGTCTTATGAAAGTTTATGGTATGGCATTAATTTTGCATGTATCCTTGAATCCTGGAATTCAATACAGTTCATGATTCACAATTCAATGATTAACCTTAGCAATTCAAGTTCTGAATTACAATTTGATAACCTTGATGCAAATACAACCAATCAAATAAGCATCACTGCAAGTCTGACCTGTCATCTTCACATCTGAACAAGCTCTCTTCATACTGATTTTTGCGCATATGTTTAAAGGAATAATCCTCACTTCCTGAAGTAACAGACACCCAGTGATCATTTAATACTTCTGCACCAAGTTCTGTTCTCTGGCTAGCTACAGGTATTGGGTACTGCATAAGCACAGGTAACACATATGAAACGCAATCAGCAAGAGAATCACAGATATcacattcaagtaatataaaaccGAGAGACAAGTAAATCAAGTATACATTTTTTGGCAATAGACGATAGCTCGGAGTGCATTGATCACAGTTAGAAAGGTCCAGCTCATTTATAGGCTTTGACAAATACTTATCCTTGCTGGGATATATGGACATCTTAGGACCTGAAACATCCTTGTTGGCAGGGGCAGTGGATTTGTCCCTTTCTCGGAATTCACGATCCCTTTCTTTCATGCCATCATCCCTACAACGGTCTCGATCACGatctctgtcttcaaccttcacAGATTTCGGCCTTTGTCCGTCACTCCATAAGGACTCTGATGAAaacacacatacacacacacacaaaataAAAGGTGAGTTTTGTGCGAAAAGACAAAGCTAAGAAACTTAAACATGGTATCagattacaaaataaataagtaGAATCTGTCATAATAACAGAAAATTCCAAGCCATTTTACATACTTTTATTCATGACACCAGCAAGGAATCCACCATCTGCATCACAGAAACTGATTAGAAATATCTTGGAAGTGTAACAACATAGAAATATGAAATTAGTTTGAACATTACCATTCTTTTCAGATTGTATCAAAAATTCATTAAACCCCTCCATAAGATCTGGATATTTCCCCAGTAAATCACCAACCTTGAAGAATAAGTGACCATGAGTTAGCAATTATATTCCAGAGCATGTTATTTAATAAGATCTATAGGCAGCACTAAGAAATATAATGGAAGTAGGCCAAGATAAAGTGTATAATTAACTTCAAGGACATAAGTTCTTGCAccaaattatttaattacaatCGCAACACCACATTATATGTAGTAGATTTTCCAGCGGAGAGGATATATATTCTATTACTTCtagtttttttaattgaaaatttcagctaaatcaaaatttatcaaattattgaAGATGACATCATCAGCATTGAAAAGATTAGTAGTTCATGGTGCATCAGCTGCAGGGTCATCTGTGAGGAATTTAGAACGGGATGCCACCAGACTTTGTCAAGAATAAATGACCAAAAACATAATACTGCTGGCCAATTATCACACTTCAGAAGAAACATAATTTATTCTAGACCATCTATTCCTGCCGTAATTGTTGTAATTGCTTCCTTCACAGCTCTAATTGTACAGAGTGCCAGGTGCCCCCTCACAGACAATACAAAATCCAAAAATCACCAAATCTTCTGAGTCTTTGATGGAGGCAGTTATCCTTTCCAGCTTTGCTGAAAGCAACTTGAACCATTGTCCTTTACATCGAGTGCAAAAATTGCTTGACTATCTACCATAAGCTCTCGCACAGGTAAGGTTATTAGGGAAGAACAAATGTGAATTGGAAGGAAGATCTCAAACAGGTTGAAAAATATGGTTCCGTCTGCAATCTGCATTGCTCATATCTTCTTGTTTGTTTTGATAAAATGAACAAAGTGATTTGGTTACATGCAATCAAGCTCAAACACTTGGTGAAATCTTGTGGTTTCCTTTATTGATCAAGATGATACTGGGAAGATGATCACTTTAATAGGTGGTACAGAAAGCTGCTGCTTTGGCGTTATGAAAAGGAAATTGGCTATTCTGTTGTTTCTGGTTTCTGATTTTATCCATATACTTGCTGCAAGTATGATTATGATGGCCTCTGCAGCATTTAAAGCATACTAGTATGCCAACACAATACCCCCATTTTAGCCATTTCATATTTCTGAAAACACACTTTAAGTCCTTCATTCAATTAGATCCTCCAAATGTACCATCCAAAATGATCCTCCTTCAATCTATTGCTTAATATAAGACACGGCAGTATCATATTGAGAAATTGATCTTGCCTTAAATTACCTGAATGCCTATTCTCATTATCTGACACCGTCATTCCTTGAAATTGGCCGCATTGGCTTAGAGGCTCCATAGGGCATAGGCTATTCTGGCCTAAACTAAACTCTGGCTGAGCCAAATATAATCCAAATTGAATGCATGCAAATAAACTCGATTTTAAGCACCAATGCTATAGGAGGATATCCCTTTTTTTTCCatattttaacatattttatttaGGGAATAACGGTAAATGCCCACATCCAGCTAAACCAACAAAGCAAGATTGAATAAAAGACATGCATTTATAGAATCCGACAATGAAATCAGTAAAGCGGatgacaagaaaaattaataataagccATACCAATGACTGCAATTCATGTCTGGTAATTATTTCCCTGCTGTAAATATGCAAACACTTCAAAAATTCCTGGTAGTCATCAGGATTTCGTAATTTCTCTTTGACCTTTTCACAGAAAGCAAGCTCCTGGCTATACATGCCTGAGATAATGAAATTTGACATAAGTAAAAAACTGCTAAAGGAAAATAAGATGTTAAAAGTTTTATGCAACAAAGGatagaagacaaacaagaagttgaaataaatttatttttccctTATAACAAGGACAATGGATTATGAAATCATCTCATAAATGGAAAATATTTAACACTTCTTCAATACAGATAACCCTATCAACAAGAGACACCATACTCTTCTTTTTTATAAACTTTAGCAATATATGCAGTAGAATAGTGATGAGAAATATTTTGCATTAGTTGCTGTAATGAAGTTTCACGTTTGACacctttttcttattttatcaatttatttattttcaaccaAACATAAAAGCATATGTTTCCACTGTTTAAATAATGTATATCATAGCATTGGTTGGAAAAGGTAacaaatataacaaaaaaaaccAGTAGATTCAGGATCAAAATGATGACAACATACTCACTTTTCAGAGTATTTCTTTCATCACAAGTGGATGGCATAGGGCGCATACCAATATTTTCATCATCGAGCAATGGTTCGGCTCCAGAGTCTTCAGCCCTACGATCAGATTTCCGTTTATGGGAGAACCTTTCCCTATCTCGACCACCATCATGCTCATAATCTCTATCATCTCTGTCACGTTCTCTCCTATCTCTCTCCTCTCTGCGTTCCTTATCCTTCTCTAGACGTCTCCTCTGATCCTTTTCTGCCCTCATCAAACCTCTGTCATTATCAGGGTCAGGACGGTCAACACTGAGGTCACGATCACCATGTGAGGTCATAGTCCTTTCTCTCTGGCACACAAGATAAGTAGAATGTAAGCTTGATAACCAAACATGCAATCAGTGGGACCAGAGTCACCAAGATAGTAAAAGACAAAAGGCTACTTGGCTTCAGGGTTTTAATCCCTTGGAGAAAGATCAGCCAAAGACTTATAACTACGTGAGCATAACATCCTAAGAAAAAGTAAACAACTGCAATGTTCAATTTACAAAACCCTAAACTGCTAGCCGTAAAATTCCTTATGACCCAGAAATAGTGACTTCTCAACAACATAATATTTTACCCAATGTAACATCATAGCAAGTTAGAGGGATGGATTTTTTTAACTTTCTACAGCTATCATTAAGTGCTACAGGTATGTTGCCTGAACAATAATACACTAGAAGTATGCATCTCATGGAAGGGGCAATAATGCAGCTAATACACTAGAAGTATGCATCTCATGGAAGGGGCAATAATGCAGCCACCAAAAGGTGCTGAAACCTCCAGGCACCTTGACTTAGCATCTCATTTTATACTACCAAGAGGGACAGAAAAATATGGAGATAAACCTTCTCAACATGCATTTGCCGTACAGTTGGCATTGCAGAGCTCCTATCACGAAGCATAGAATTTCTAGCAGAAATATAATGAGCAGAGGCTGCCGAGGAAGTGTCCGggagaaaatgagtaaactcaTCAAGAAGATCCGGATGCTCTTGGAAAAGTGCAGCAACCTAAAGAAGTCCAAAATATGATTGAAATGAACATCAAACGAAATATTAAGACTAATATAAATGACATAGAAAGACAAATATAACAATTTTCCTAGCTATAACATAATAACACATGCACAGACAAAACAAACCTCCTGGTAGACCTCTGTTATAGACTTGCTTTCCTTTCTGTACATATTTAATATGTCCAGAAATGACTTGTAAACAcgatcatcaccttgaaaccgGGTCTGAATGAAAATGATGAATTAGATTCAACTAGAACTGCCATTCTGTATTGAAACTGAGTCTGTATTAGAAAACCAATCAGGCCCAAGAACGTTTTACCTTAATTTTGTTCACAAAATTAATCGCTTCTTCAAATTCAACAGGCTTCTTTGGGGCAGGTTGTTCATCCTCCAGTGGAAGTGTGATTTCATAACCCCTTGGCAAGAAGGTGTTGAATCCCAAAAGCAAGTCTCTGTGCCCTTTAAAGAGCTGTTTAACCCTTGCTATCACGCCTGCAGTATCAACTCTACAAGTACCAAAAGCAGACACAAGTCAGTTTCCACTGGCAAAAACAGTATCCCCCTCCCCCAATATAATACAAAAAGACATTCGGAGCAGCATGCCAACAATGTGGTACGACATGATCAAACCTTTGAGCCTTAAAATCTTTCATGACTTCCAAAAAGTCATCATACTTGTCCCTCTTATCCTGAAATATATCCTTCACTGCCTTGAGATATGCCAATGCATCATTTGTAGTTAGCTTCTGAATAACAGCACCTCCATTCATCATCTGGGGTTGCCCGGACCTTCGTTCGAAAATATTCCAAAGTACAATTAGACAATTGATAAACCAACGACACAGTATTCCCAATTTCTAGCACATGATCATACATGATAATCAAAACCTTAAGAAATTGAAAGTAATTTTTTTccataaaaaatacaaatttacCCATTAAAAGAAGAATTTACTCAGGATTGCAGATAACAAATATCCGATCTCATTTTATTAGGTCAAAACATCAAAACCCAAAAAATTTACCAAAAAAGAGACAGCTTTGCTAAAGATTGATCATCTAGACTTCCCGGGTTACACA
The genomic region above belongs to Arachis stenosperma cultivar V10309 chromosome 5, arast.V10309.gnm1.PFL2, whole genome shotgun sequence and contains:
- the LOC130983269 gene encoding paired amphipathic helix protein Sin3-like 4 isoform X3, producing MKRSRDDIFASPQLKRPIVSSRGEASGQPQMMNGGAVIQKLTTNDALAYLKAVKDIFQDKRDKYDDFLEVMKDFKAQRVDTAGVIARVKQLFKGHRDLLLGFNTFLPRGYEITLPLEDEQPAPKKPVEFEEAINFVNKIKTRFQGDDRVYKSFLDILNMYRKESKSITEVYQEVAALFQEHPDLLDEFTHFLPDTSSAASAHYISARNSMLRDRSSAMPTVRQMHVEKRERTMTSHGDRDLSVDRPDPDNDRGLMRAEKDQRRRLEKDKERREERDRRERDRDDRDYEHDGGRDRERFSHKRKSDRRAEDSGAEPLLDDENIGMRPMPSTCDERNTLKSMYSQELAFCEKVKEKLRNPDDYQEFLKCLHIYSREIITRHELQSLVGDLLGKYPDLMEGFNEFLIQSEKNDGGFLAGVMNKKSLWSDGQRPKSVKVEDRDRDRDRCRDDGMKERDREFRERDKSTAPANKDVSGPKMSIYPSKDKYLSKPINELDLSNCDQCTPSYRLLPKNYPIPVASQRTELGAEVLNDHWVSVTSGSEDYSFKHMRKNQYEESLFRCEDDRFELDMLLESVNATTKRVEELLEKVNNNIIKGDSPIRIEEHLTALNLRCIERLYGDHGLDVMDVLRKNASLALPVILTRLKQKQDEWARCRADFNKVWAEIYAKNYHKSLDHRSFYFKQQDTKSLSTKALLAEIKEISEKKRKEDDVLLAIAAGNRRPVLPNLEFEYTDSDIHEDLYQLVKYSCGEMCTTEQLDKVMKVWTTFLEPILCVPSRPLGAEDTEDVVKDKNNSAKSGTASVAESEGSAGAGAGAIVVNPKHINTSRNGDECMPLDQSNSSKVWQSNGDSGAKDDKCLDSDRTLHKTETSGTNTQHGKINTSSFTPDEMSGVNKQDHSSERLVNANVSPALGVELSNGRTSMDNASAFSLKESLPLIRLDLVIFLAKVELIYLHQRVVILPDQVHPQMGPSQKGPKFTGTQKNQFGS